Genomic DNA from Salvia miltiorrhiza cultivar Shanhuang (shh) chromosome 1, IMPLAD_Smil_shh, whole genome shotgun sequence:
TTAACACAAGGAAACTTTAAGcagaaaataaaatcatttaatcgGGCGTATCATTATATTGCATTACCGTTGGAATTATTACTTTGTTTGTGGTGATTGAAATACTACATTGATATGTTTGTTCTCTTGATTTGTGTAGATATGAATTACGTGAAtcttttgagattttttttttttttgaaattttataaagaaaTACTTCATTGATATGTATTAccttgttttaatttttttaataataaaaacaaaaaatatttcaatatcATGAAAATAATATCATGAGCCTCATTAAATCTTTGAACtagattcattaatcttaataaatataattaatactagtaaatatatatatatatatatatatatattaattttacacATAAtccaaattaataattaaaattttatttttacttttataaaatatatccatacattttatCTGCATcgtgaagaaaaatatattttttatgtctaaaaactttatttgttcCAATTTCatccataataataatacaattttaAGATTAATCTACATTTGATTAGTGGAATGATTAAGATTAATACAATTTTAAATTACTTTGTCAATTCAATTtgaccaaatttatttaattaaatacataatttaattaattcaaattttaaaaataaattggtgcgattaagtaaattatatcttcaatttaatttggtcataaaataatatagtattttgtatacatttttaaaaataaaatgtggaTTCAACTTGATTTTTAATGaaaacattattaaataaaaacttatataaAAGGAATAATttgaattgggggtttcacttgtgatgctcgatcGGACAAATttgaattgggggtttcactcggacaaattcgaattgggggtttcacttgtgatgctcgatcggacaaattcgaattgggggtttcacttgtgatgctcaATTCGACCAgttcgaattgggggtttcacttgtgatgaTCGATCGGAACAATTCGAATTTGGGGTTTCACTAGTGGTGTTCGATCGGACAAATTCGAATTGagggtttcacttgtgatgctcgatcggaacaattcgaattgggggtttcactcagacaaattcgaattgggggtttcacttgaGATGCTCAATTTGACCAgttcgaattgggggtttcactaGAGGTGTTCGATCGGACAAATTCGAATTGAGGGTTTCACTAGAGGTGTTCGATCGGATAAATTCgaattaaaaaattaagttaaaagATTTATAGATATGGGGCACACCCctattatttaattgagttaGGCAAATCAAGAATGATGAAAGTAACTCCTAGAAAGTATAATACTTAATTAAGATATGTTGAATTTAGTATATGCTTTTCGTTAATAGTTTAACAATAAATTACATCCTAAATGcaacaatttatttttgaattgtaCTGTTATTAGGCTTTcctgaaattaattttatgcataCTAAATTAGTAgtatactagtattattttattaagtatcTAGATTTCTCTTCTTAactattttataaaaagaaactGTTATTGTCGAATAAAAATtcttatatagatagatagataatttaattgaaaaaatgCCTTATAAAACACACTATCTAATAAAATACAAACGGTCCAATGATATACAGTATAACATTGGGAGACTCGGAGTTGATTACGTTGGAGCAATGAAACATATAAATGCTTTATTccaactttttaatttttggatgAATCGATGCAATAAGGAAATAAGTGAAGGAAGCTTTTCAATGGAGTTAATAAATATAGGGCAAAATAGTCACTTTATATGTATTGcttttagttataaatttaattgaaatagaAGTCAACCAAAATAAGCTTTTTGTCTGGACAAATTTGTCCGATTAGCATCACTCAAAAAGTAAAGGGATTATGGTGGGGTAGTGTgcaaaaatataaatgtttatgtttttgtaAGACGATccaaaaaatgacaaaaatattcatgtttttaATTATGAGACAAGAGAAATATTATTTAACcactattaattataataatacaatttatattaataattatggATCTTTATATGATCTAAGATTGTCATTAAAGAAACACGTAAAATTTATTATCATATGTATAGAGGCATGATTGTATAATACATTATACATAAAACACTTATTGTACATGAAAGCATTACTGTACAATATATAAGTATTAGTTTTGGTATAAGATAATTAAGAATAATTTTGTATTTGATCTATTTGAGAGAAAAATCCCAAATGAAATATAGAAATTAATGGTGATGAATTTTGGCGGCGAGCAGGGAAAGATGATAGAAATGACAAAGGCGATAGTAGAAGATGCAATAAGTAAAGTATACCGCAGTTTGGGCTCAAACTCAAAGACGTTGTGCATGGCGGAGTTGGGTTGTTCCTCCGGACCAAACACTCTGCTTGTGGCGGCGGAGTTCGTCAAAACCGTGTACGAGTCGAGCCGGAAGCACGGGCGCGAGCTGCCGGAGTTTCAGATATTTCTGAACGACCTCCCAGGAAATGATTTCAACTGCATTTCCCAGTGGTTGATGCCAAAGTTTGAAGAGGAGATTGGAAATATTAATGGTGGATATTGTTTTGTATACGGAGCTCCTGGATCGTTTTACGGCAGGCTTTTCCCCTCCAACACACTCCATTTTGTTCATTCTTCTTGCAGTCTCATGTGGCTCTCCAAGGTGCCTCAAGGCTTggaaatgaacaagggaaacgTGTACATTGGGAGTGAGAGCCCAGTGAGTGTGAGTGAAGCATACTATGCTCAATTTCGAACAGATTTTCAGACATTCTTGAAATGTCGGTCGGAAGAAGTAGTAGTGGGTGGAACGATGGTGCTTACTATTTTGGGAAGGAAAACTGAGACAGCTGCTTCCAAGGAGTGCTGCTATATTTGGGAGCTCTTGGCCCTTGCCCTCAAACAAATGGTGCATGAGGTTAGTGATTAACTTTTCACatcaattatattaataaaatcatACTCAATTTGTTGGTTGGATGTTGCAGGGAGTAGTAGAAGAAGAAATAGTGGATTCATTTAATATCCCTCAATACACGCCTTCCCCTATAGAGGTAAAGAAGGAAGTGGAGAATGAAGGGTCATTCATCATCACTCATTTGGAGGCCTCCGAAATTAGTTGGGCTGCTTGCAGCGCTACTAATAATGACACTGCTAATCACAAGATTAGTGCGTACAATGTGGCTAAGTGCATGAGATCGGTGGCTGAACCCTTACTAGTTCAACACTTTGGGCAATCAATAATCGACCAACTCTTCGTTAAGTACCAAAATATCATTTGGGATCGCATGTCGAAGGAGGATACCAAGTTTATCAATGTCACTATTTCAATGACCAAGAGACAAGAATAATCATTACTTGCATGTACCAATCTTACTATTACTTCTGGTTAAATTTGTGTTgtaaaatattagtaatatttaGGTGATCATGTTGCAGAGTTAGTTAGAAATAGTTAAGTTGTTTTACAGTTTGTCGTAAGTTAACTACATGCAACCATGTGTGAATTCCTTGTACACAGCTCTAGATATAAAGAGCTCGTTGATTTATAGAATTTTCCTCTCCTAAATCTTCTCTTGTACTATGATCAATTTGTCATGATCGAACTTGCCCAAGGATAGTTATGTTGGGAAACCGTGATTAAGAGAGATTCGAAGCGGGATAGAAGGAATGTGAACAATGAATGAAAGATCGaactaaaattaatttcaatgaaCAAATATCATAAGATGATTGACGTCTAGTGACAAAGATCCATACGAAGTCTACGACGTCTCGTTGTAAGTTTGAATGAATTCGACTTAGCTAAAATGATAAAGTACTTGAGAGTACGCAATTGAAAAACATATGAAGACATATGTATCTCAAGAGTACTTATTCACTTAACTACTACAAAAGCTTCGCCCGTCACTCCATTTAGAAACACTATATACATTACTAAATACAAGAGTACTCAGGGGGCACGCATGGTAAAACTATATACATGCTTGTataaactgtaaattgtcatgccattgtAACAATACAACCATTAGTTTTTAGCTAAAAAGGCCCAaacttactaaattcatttgtgattctaaagttcgactgatcagtctaaattctcttgtaatctatcatatcttaAACTGAAGCTGTGTACTAGAGAGGTGACCATCTATCGCGGACACTTGACTAACCAACCTTCTCaatgactcacgatcactgtgtacacaaatcctgaTAGGATAGTTATCTGCTCAGAATTCGAATTCGAttataaaataagcaaagccaaTGCAGATATATATCATACTCAAATCTcaaaacatttatggcaagatgATACTTGAAATATTTTCAATTCAAATGTTTTTGAAAGAAATAACTTATTCAAACATAACATTTAACTTCATTTAATATGTAaaaaagtaagcccacctgatagcaaagctttgctaagGCGCAGTGACTCCTTGACCAGCTcctactctcgcgcttgacctttattgcgagaaCATAAAGTGTGATATTGGcccgaggaaaattctcaattaatgagatgtCACGACcgaacctaattaaggataattaaatcggggaaaccgtgactaagggagggagattagaagcggggatagaaagggggtgaataaataatgaaggcTCGAAATCAAATCATTGTTAAGGAGGGACAATCATAAGATAACTGTTGTTTAGTCACAAGGACTCGATTAACTCGTGAGTTCGGATGAACCCGACTTAGCTTAAAGACATATTACTTGAGagtatgcagcggaataacataatctgattacatgtatgaagacatgtatccaagagtccATTTTAAACtcatgacaaaagctccgctcatcacttcatcttcatcagccattgctcaacctgcacatttagaaatatatgcagggctgagtacaaaagtactcagtgggcacgtatgcctaaatatacacatcattgcgtaaaaactataaattgtcatgccatcataaacagtacagcaagggagttttagctaaaaggtccaagcttactaaattcatttgtgattcttaaagttcgtctgcagactaagttctcttgtaatctatcatatctggaactttgtgccggagaggtggccacctctcacggacacttgaccggccaacccgctagatgactcacggtcactggtgtacactagtcctggcaggatagctatcaactgctcaggacccgaattcgattgcatcattggcaaagccaaagcagatagatatcatactaaaatttaaacattttatggcaagacaatacttgaaataactttaactcaaagattttatcatgaaataacttgcttgaacgtaacatttaaactcatttgatatatatgaaagtaatgcccacctgatagtgaAGCTTTGCTACAGTTCAGTAGCTCATTGACTAGCTCTTACTCTTGCGCTTAACCTTGAATGCGAGAACATAAGGTCAAACCTTAGCTcgatgaaaattctcaaataaatgagaatgcgtaaaataaatatgcatggttcatattcctttaattactAATCCAAATATTGGAtcaaagctcgtcttatgatatcagattattaatcttaattaatccactcatCTTAGGGTTTGCTAACCCGCTTACTAATCTCATAACCTCATTCGAAATTAAAAATCATAGTTAGAAACGGTTGAGTCTAATTAATCGATTAATAAATCAAGTCCTTGATCgggcttaaataaaataatgaaaaaaaaaactccatcccaaactaattaaatacagcccATAAGAAGGAAAATAAGGGCAGCTTATACTActtaaaataaaggcccaaaagCTCAGCCTCAATCCGGCCCAGCTTAACTCCTAATTGCGGCCCATCATAACATACATTCAGCCCAAACTCCAGCTTGCCCAAACACCAAATTAATTCACGCTGAACTCCTTTTCTTCAAGGTTTCAAGCTGAGAACCAAGATCGGCCGTGTACTCCAGCCAGCCGTTGCCGCCTCCACGCCGAACCGCCGCCGCTCTGAAATTCCGATGGGGCCTCCCCTCCGACTCACTCTCCCCCTCACAATCTCTTCCTCTAAATTCCTCAATCCAGACTACCCTTTTCTTCTAAATTATATGCCCTAGCTCTTCTTCCTCAGAAatcagccgccgccgccactgAAGAATCGGCGAACAACCGCCGCTGCGTGTCGGAACTCGTCCGCAAATCACCGCGGCGTACAGCTCCTCCGCTGTGTTGTCACGCCCTCGACCCTGGCCTCGAATGCTACCGCTCTGTCTCGCTAGCAcctttgccgccgccgccgggttCTAAAATCGGCGAGGTCGCCGTGCTCTCCTCCCTGTGTTCGTCCGGCAGGTAGCAAGCCAGAGGCTGCCACCGCCAAGCGGGCAGTCGCCATCCTCCTTGTTTAATGGAACAGGTACAAACCCTTTCCCCCAAAAGCTAAGTTCGATCCCCAACTGTTGTGTAAAAGGAATTCTTGTGGTATCTAATACTATGAATCTCATAAGTGTTATTGCTATCTTGAGTACTTGGTTTAGAAACTAATATGTTAAAACGTAATTATCTCGCATAAAATTCTAGTCTGATGCTGCCATTTACGCCTTTGTCTTGTGAATAAAAACTGATTGAGCTATTCTATATCTGTAACATGTTATGGTTATTATGCAATATGAATCATCTTCACACCTTAGGGATTTCATGATTCTCGTGGAAGGGAAAGAGATTTCTAAAGCTATTGTTCATGAGTCTAGTGAGCTCTTGTTTTTCTATAATCTTGTGTTAGTGAAGTCTGTTGTTTCTATATGGGAAAAATGATTATGTTATTTATGCTTATTCTGAATTCTTTAGAAAATAACATACTTGTTGGATGATATGCAAACTGGATTCGAAATAAAGGAGCTTAGTATAGATACCTTGCAATTGTTTTGTGTTGGTAGCTGATGTTGTTGATTGGATTCAATGAGATGAAAGCTGAAACAGCAAATATTGTTTCTTGACAATTTCAGGAGGTACTAAAGAGGAATGGAGGAAATTCGAATCAAGACTTACCTCTCAAGGTTTGGCAGCAGAAATCATCTTACTCTCTCTCAAATCTGGTGTCTAAAATCTGGTGTCTAAGGGAATGAATGAAGAGTGTTGTTGGCTGATATGTTTATTTGAAGGAGTGCATTAATGGCTATACTTGAGTAGTCTACTAAAATGGCTGATTTTGTTCCCACACGCATgccttcccttttcttttcttgatgtagtaggtaggaagtttggtttgttttcttgatgtagtaggtagGAAATAGGGATGTAGTGAATAATAAGTTGTAAAGTtgtgatgtgatgaataaaataaatcattctcTGTTGGTAAATCTATATATGTTATTAATCTCGGGTCTtgctaaaaatacaaaatactctaaaaattctcatattttgattgttgaCTTCTCATCCATTAACATCGTGACTTgtagaataaatctaaattaaatctgtagatttaattcacttcacaagctgaaataaatccacgactcgagtgataaaggtaaatacatagaaatgatatttctattgcaagtaaaaaaaaataacttgactttactaagtcagttataaatctaaaattataaattattgactggctcaataattcgattgcgatcataacatgcaattgcattaaaatcaaatatctAGGCTAACTTAACAGGAaattaatcactggattaaaaataactgaggatgcaataatttaaatatcgcatttactaatcttaatcataaaataaaatagcgggctactacatactaccccccttaaaaaaatttcgtcccgaaatttgcatattatcGCACCAGTTCTGATATCTTTCTAGCATCTTACCTTCAAATTTTCATGTAGTTTCTTCttatccatggtgtctccatggattttcaccaaagtgATGAACTCGTTTCTAAGCGGTTGCTCTTAACGATCCAAGATGTCTTTTGGcttttcttcatagctcaaatttGAGCTAAGGACCATTTCGTTTTGGGTGGATCACGTCATTTGGATCCAAAACATACTTCTTGTATTGGGATATGTGAAAAACATTGGACATTCTCATAACTTGGCGGTAACACCAATCTATAGGCTATTGGGCCTATTTTCTAAAATCTCATATGGTCGCACAAGTTGTGGTGTAATCTTTTCTTTTACGTCAATCCTAGTTATTCCCTTGGAGGGTAATACTTTTAGGAAGACTTTGCCTCCTA
This window encodes:
- the LOC131007123 gene encoding salicylate carboxymethyltransferase-like, whose translation is MEVEQVLHMNGGLGDSSYANNSLVQGKMIEMTKAIVEDAISKVYRSLGSNSKTLCMAELGCSSGPNTLLVAAEFVKTVYESSRKHGRELPEFQIFLNDLPGNDFNCISQWLMPKFEEEIGNINGGYCFVYGAPGSFYGRLFPSNTLHFVHSSCSLMWLSKVPQGLEMNKGNVYIGSESPVSVSEAYYAQFRTDFQTFLKCRSEEVVVGGTMVLTILGRKTETAASKECCYIWELLALALKQMVHEGVVEEEIVDSFNIPQYTPSPIEVKKEVENEGSFIITHLEASEISWAACSATNNDTANHKISAYNVAKCMRSVAEPLLVQHFGQSIIDQLFVKYQNIIWDRMSKEDTKFINVTISMTKRQE